The Petrocella atlantisensis genome has a window encoding:
- a CDS encoding YjjW family glycine radical enzyme activase, which produces MNQKILINQIIPFSNVDGEGNRCSIFVQGCQLSCFYCHNSETIQICRHCGICVKHCPSNALSLQSDLVIYEESLCCQCDSCIMVCPYQSTPKAKAYTIDDLMVRIEDYRPYIRGVTFSGGEPTLYADFLAELAQKIKKCGLTVYIDSNGFFDFEAILPFINSVDGFLLDIKAIDNIEHLCGVKGQIHLKNLEKLLAMDKVIEVRTVLLNEHMDQLNTLNQVVERLKIYPKVPYRLIRAHVTGLKRAQEACIGEAIMTEEEFVTYGKHLKQKGFYNFKLQM; this is translated from the coding sequence GTGAATCAGAAGATCTTAATAAATCAGATTATACCTTTTTCAAATGTAGATGGAGAAGGTAACCGATGTAGTATTTTTGTACAAGGCTGTCAGCTAAGTTGCTTCTATTGCCATAATAGTGAGACGATTCAAATATGCAGACATTGTGGGATCTGTGTTAAACATTGTCCTAGTAATGCATTAAGTCTTCAATCGGATCTTGTTATATATGAAGAAAGTCTATGTTGTCAATGTGATAGTTGTATAATGGTATGTCCTTATCAATCAACGCCAAAGGCAAAAGCTTATACAATAGATGATTTAATGGTTAGAATAGAAGATTATCGTCCATACATTCGAGGTGTAACTTTTTCCGGTGGTGAGCCTACCCTTTATGCTGATTTTCTAGCGGAGTTGGCACAAAAAATTAAAAAGTGCGGCTTAACTGTATATATTGACTCTAACGGCTTTTTTGACTTTGAGGCAATATTACCATTCATTAATAGTGTTGATGGGTTTTTGCTGGATATCAAAGCCATTGATAATATTGAACATCTATGTGGTGTGAAAGGTCAGATTCATTTAAAAAATCTAGAAAAGTTACTTGCTATGGATAAAGTCATTGAGGTTAGGACTGTGCTATTAAATGAGCATATGGACCAGTTGAATACGCTAAATCAGGTGGTTGAGCGTTTAAAAATTTATCCTAAGGTACCTTATAGACTTATAAGAGCCCATGTCACAGGATTAAAAAGAGCGCAAGAGGCATGTATTGGTGAGGCTATTATGACAGAGGAAGAATTTGTTACTTATGGCAAACACTTGAAACAAAAAGGTTTTTACAACTTTAAGTTACAGATGTAA
- a CDS encoding ABC transporter ATP-binding protein, with translation MEYVVEMLNITKEFPGIKANDDVTLRVEKGEIHALLGENGAGKSTLMSVLFGLYQAEKGIIKIHGKEVDISNPNVANKHGIGMVHQHFKLVHNFTVTENIILGLEPTKSFGRIDIDKAAKKVIEISQKYGLKVDPHSKIEDITVGMQQRVEILKMLYRNAEILIFDEPTAVLTPQEIKELMSIMRELVKEGKSIVLITHKLKEISMVADHCTVLRRGRYIGTVKVSETTEEEMAEMMVGREVSFEVDKEPATPSDIVLKIENLNIKNTRNLMAVKNLNLEVKAGEILCVAGIDGNGQSELIKGITGLSKIESGKILFDGIDIAHDSVRNRTLKGIGHIPEDRHKYGLVLDFSLEENMALQSYFQEPLSKKGILQPEAIRKHSDILIEEFDIRSGQGSITSARSMSGGNQQKAIIAREVERSPRLLIAAQPTRGLDVGAIEYIHQRLVKERDSGKAVLLMSLEMEEVLNLSDRIAVIYEGEIVGIVDASHTNENELGLMMAGSRKGKVD, from the coding sequence ATGGAATACGTAGTTGAAATGCTGAATATCACTAAAGAATTTCCAGGCATAAAAGCAAATGATGATGTAACCTTACGGGTTGAAAAAGGAGAAATTCATGCGTTGCTCGGAGAGAATGGTGCTGGAAAATCAACCTTAATGAGTGTATTATTTGGATTATATCAAGCAGAAAAAGGAATAATAAAAATTCATGGTAAAGAAGTTGATATCAGCAATCCAAATGTGGCGAATAAGCATGGTATTGGTATGGTACATCAACATTTTAAGCTTGTTCACAATTTCACAGTAACTGAAAACATCATTTTAGGGTTAGAGCCTACTAAATCTTTTGGACGTATTGATATTGATAAAGCGGCTAAAAAGGTAATTGAAATTAGCCAAAAGTACGGCTTGAAAGTAGATCCCCATTCTAAAATTGAAGACATTACCGTTGGCATGCAACAAAGAGTAGAGATTTTAAAGATGCTATATAGAAATGCAGAAATCTTAATTTTTGACGAACCAACGGCAGTTTTAACACCACAAGAAATTAAAGAATTAATGAGCATTATGCGTGAATTGGTCAAAGAAGGCAAATCTATTGTACTCATTACCCATAAGTTAAAAGAGATATCCATGGTAGCAGACCATTGTACGGTACTAAGAAGAGGTCGATACATTGGAACCGTTAAGGTTTCAGAGACAACTGAAGAAGAGATGGCTGAGATGATGGTTGGACGTGAAGTTAGTTTTGAAGTAGATAAAGAACCAGCTACACCTTCAGATATTGTTCTAAAAATTGAAAACCTTAATATTAAGAATACAAGAAACCTCATGGCGGTCAAAAACCTGAATCTTGAGGTTAAAGCCGGAGAAATATTATGCGTGGCGGGTATTGACGGTAATGGACAATCCGAGCTTATCAAAGGTATTACAGGGCTTTCAAAAATCGAATCCGGTAAGATTTTATTTGACGGTATAGATATTGCTCATGATTCTGTTAGAAATAGAACTCTTAAAGGCATTGGACACATTCCTGAAGACCGACATAAATATGGTTTGGTATTAGATTTTTCATTAGAAGAAAATATGGCCCTTCAAAGTTATTTTCAAGAGCCATTGTCAAAAAAAGGCATCTTACAGCCAGAAGCTATTCGAAAGCACTCAGATATTTTAATTGAAGAATTCGATATCCGAAGTGGACAAGGGAGTATTACAAGTGCTAGATCCATGTCCGGAGGCAATCAACAAAAAGCCATTATTGCTAGAGAAGTGGAACGTTCTCCAAGGCTTTTGATAGCAGCGCAGCCAACAAGAGGCTTAGATGTAGGTGCTATAGAATATATTCACCAACGTCTGGTTAAAGAACGAGATAGTGGAAAAGCGGTTTTACTCATGTCTTTAGAAATGGAAGAAGTCTTAAATCTATCCGACCGTATTGCAGTTATATATGAAGGCGAGATTGTTGGTATTGTTGATGCAAGTCATACAAATGAGAACGAACTTGGTTTGATGATGGCCGGTTCAAGAAAGGGGAAAGTTGATTAG
- a CDS encoding BMP family lipoprotein has protein sequence MFKKLLTIVLALAMILSLALVTGCAKDEPEVTTDPVTETTEETPEETPEEEPVDFTVGLVTDVGGIDDKSFNQGTWEGILEFATATGAQTKYLQSDSDADYVPNLSNFSDEEMDLIIAPGFLFEGALTEVATNFPDQKYLIIDMVIADKPNVASAVFAEEQGSFLVGVAAALTAQEAGKDTVGFIGGMDFDLIQKFEAGFEAGVEAVDPNMTVLVEYAGDFSNAQIGQTLAAKMYDQGAYIIFHAAGGTGNGLIKEAKDRRTNGEDVWAIGIDKDQYDDGIYEGDKSAVLTSMMKRVDVAAYDVAEMTLNGEFPGGGILVFDLTNQGVGIPESNPNLTDAVVEEVKAYEGKVVAGEIEVPVLPNRLK, from the coding sequence ATGTTTAAGAAATTATTAACAATCGTACTCGCTCTAGCAATGATTTTATCATTGGCTCTTGTAACAGGTTGCGCAAAAGATGAACCAGAGGTTACAACAGATCCAGTGACTGAAACAACAGAAGAAACACCAGAAGAAACACCAGAAGAAGAACCTGTAGATTTTACAGTAGGTCTTGTAACTGACGTTGGTGGTATTGATGACAAATCCTTCAACCAAGGTACTTGGGAAGGTATCCTTGAATTTGCAACTGCAACAGGTGCTCAAACAAAATATCTTCAATCGGATTCGGATGCAGATTATGTTCCAAATCTCTCAAACTTCTCAGACGAAGAGATGGACCTTATCATAGCACCAGGCTTTTTATTTGAAGGTGCTTTAACAGAAGTTGCAACGAATTTCCCTGATCAAAAATACTTGATTATTGACATGGTAATTGCGGACAAACCTAATGTTGCCAGTGCAGTATTTGCTGAAGAACAAGGGTCATTCCTTGTTGGTGTTGCAGCAGCATTAACGGCTCAAGAAGCTGGAAAAGATACAGTCGGTTTTATTGGCGGTATGGACTTTGACTTGATTCAAAAGTTTGAAGCAGGATTTGAAGCAGGCGTTGAAGCAGTTGATCCTAATATGACTGTATTAGTTGAATATGCTGGTGACTTCTCAAATGCTCAAATTGGCCAGACATTAGCAGCAAAAATGTATGATCAAGGTGCTTATATTATTTTCCATGCAGCCGGTGGTACAGGAAACGGACTCATCAAAGAAGCTAAAGACCGTCGTACAAACGGAGAAGATGTTTGGGCGATTGGTATTGATAAAGACCAATATGATGATGGTATCTATGAAGGCGACAAGTCAGCTGTTTTAACATCCATGATGAAGCGTGTTGACGTAGCAGCTTATGATGTTGCTGAAATGACTTTAAATGGTGAATTCCCAGGTGGCGGAATCCTAGTATTTGACTTAACAAACCAAGGTGTTGGTATTCCAGAATCTAATCCAAATCTAACGGATGCAGTTGTGGAAGAAGTTAAAGCATATGAAGGTAAAGTTGTTGCTGGTGAGATTGAAGTACCAGTATTACCAAATCGTTTAAAATAG
- the gyrA gene encoding DNA gyrase subunit A has protein sequence MDDNNQIDKIISVDLQDEMKKSYIDYAMSVIASRALPDVRDGLKPVQRRILYSMSELNLTPDKPYRKSARIVGDTMGKYHPHGDSSIYETMVRMAQDFSYRYMLVDGHGNYGSVDGDSAAAMRYTEARMSKIAMELLADIGKDTVDFGPNFDESLKQPLVLPARFPNLLVNGASGIAVGMATNIPPHNLGEVIDGVTRIIDNRVIEDRDTDIDEILEVIKGPDFPTSGIILGTQGIEQAYRTGRGIVKVRAVANIEAMSGGKNRIVITELPYQVNKAKLIEKIADLVKEKKMDGISDLRDESDRNGMHVVVELKRDANPNVVLNQLYKHTQLQDSFGINMLALVNNEPKVLNLKEVLEHYLNHQVEVVTRRTKYDLKKAEERAHILEGLLKALDFIDEVIKVIRASNSTADAKLNLMERFGFSEVQSQAIVDLRLRALTGLEREKLEAEFNELQETIKELKALLADEKLLYQKIKEEILIIKEKYADPRRTELTYDSSEIDMEDLIKKENTVITMTRLGYVKRMPTDTYKSQNRGGKGIKGMKTMEDDFVKDIFLTSTHHYLLFFTNKGKAYRLKAYEIPESGRTARGTAIVNLLQLDPGEKITAVIPLKSYEDDTYIVMATKKGVIKKSSIMEYQNIRQNGLIAIGLKDEDNLIEVKLTNDNEEIILGTKYGQCIRFDEKDVRITGRTSQGVRGMNLNEGDEVIGMQLISQGTDLLIVSEGGLGKRTKMEQFTAQHRGGKGVKFYKISERSGNVLGMKAVRKGDEMIIITTEGIVIRIRVGDVSRLGRITSGVKLMNFKKDIQIASIARIKVVIDDELKNDFNEADIIESEIVDDGNITN, from the coding sequence ATGGATGATAACAATCAAATTGATAAAATCATATCGGTAGATCTTCAAGATGAAATGAAAAAATCATATATTGACTATGCGATGAGTGTTATTGCATCAAGAGCTCTACCGGATGTTAGAGATGGTCTAAAGCCAGTACAGCGACGTATACTATATTCTATGAGTGAGTTAAATCTCACACCGGATAAGCCATATAGAAAATCAGCTCGTATTGTAGGTGATACTATGGGTAAGTATCACCCTCATGGTGACAGTTCCATATACGAGACCATGGTTAGAATGGCACAAGACTTTTCTTACAGATATATGCTTGTAGATGGTCATGGTAATTATGGATCCGTCGATGGGGATAGTGCAGCTGCAATGCGTTATACAGAAGCTAGAATGAGTAAAATCGCTATGGAATTATTAGCGGATATTGGTAAAGATACCGTGGATTTTGGTCCAAACTTTGATGAATCTTTAAAACAACCTTTGGTATTACCCGCCAGATTTCCTAATTTATTGGTTAATGGCGCATCCGGTATTGCTGTAGGTATGGCAACCAATATACCACCTCATAATCTTGGGGAAGTTATTGATGGTGTTACTAGAATTATTGACAATAGAGTTATAGAAGATAGAGATACGGATATTGACGAGATATTAGAAGTCATCAAAGGACCGGATTTTCCAACGTCGGGTATTATACTGGGTACGCAAGGTATTGAACAAGCATATAGAACGGGTAGAGGTATAGTAAAAGTAAGAGCCGTAGCTAATATTGAAGCCATGTCTGGTGGAAAAAATAGAATTGTTATTACGGAACTACCCTATCAGGTCAATAAGGCAAAGCTTATTGAAAAGATTGCCGATCTTGTAAAAGAGAAAAAAATGGATGGTATATCGGATCTAAGGGATGAATCAGACAGAAACGGTATGCATGTGGTTGTTGAATTAAAGCGTGATGCCAATCCAAATGTTGTATTAAATCAGCTTTATAAGCATACTCAGTTACAGGACTCTTTTGGGATTAATATGCTTGCACTTGTTAATAATGAGCCAAAAGTTCTTAATCTAAAAGAGGTACTTGAGCATTATTTAAACCACCAGGTAGAAGTAGTTACCAGAAGAACCAAATATGATCTAAAGAAAGCTGAAGAGCGCGCGCACATACTTGAAGGTTTGCTAAAAGCCCTTGATTTCATTGATGAAGTCATTAAGGTTATCCGTGCCTCTAATTCAACAGCAGATGCGAAATTAAATTTGATGGAGAGGTTTGGTTTTTCAGAAGTACAGTCACAAGCCATTGTTGATTTAAGACTTAGAGCTTTAACAGGTCTTGAAAGAGAAAAACTTGAAGCTGAGTTTAATGAACTTCAAGAAACAATTAAAGAATTAAAAGCCTTACTTGCAGATGAAAAACTACTTTATCAAAAGATAAAAGAGGAAATCCTGATTATAAAAGAAAAGTATGCAGATCCAAGAAGAACTGAATTAACCTATGATTCTTCTGAAATCGATATGGAAGATCTCATTAAGAAGGAAAATACAGTTATTACTATGACGCGCTTAGGCTATGTAAAGCGTATGCCTACGGATACTTATAAAAGTCAGAATCGTGGAGGAAAAGGTATTAAAGGTATGAAAACCATGGAAGATGACTTTGTAAAAGATATTTTCCTTACATCCACACATCATTACTTACTATTTTTTACGAACAAAGGCAAAGCCTATCGTCTAAAAGCTTATGAAATTCCTGAATCAGGAAGAACAGCAAGAGGAACAGCTATTGTTAATCTATTGCAACTTGATCCAGGTGAAAAAATAACAGCTGTTATTCCTTTGAAATCCTATGAGGATGATACCTATATTGTTATGGCGACAAAAAAAGGTGTTATTAAGAAATCATCCATTATGGAATATCAGAATATAAGACAAAATGGCTTAATTGCAATTGGACTTAAGGATGAAGATAATCTTATTGAGGTAAAATTGACCAATGATAACGAGGAAATTATTCTTGGAACAAAATACGGTCAGTGTATTCGATTTGATGAAAAAGATGTGCGTATAACAGGAAGAACCTCCCAGGGTGTTAGAGGTATGAATCTAAATGAAGGTGACGAAGTCATAGGTATGCAACTCATATCTCAAGGAACGGATTTACTCATTGTTTCAGAAGGTGGACTTGGTAAGAGAACCAAGATGGAACAGTTCACCGCTCAGCATAGAGGCGGTAAGGGTGTTAAGTTCTATAAAATCAGCGAACGTTCTGGTAATGTCTTAGGTATGAAAGCGGTTAGAAAAGGTGATGAAATGATCATCATAACCACAGAAGGCATTGTAATTAGAATTCGTGTTGGTGATGTTTCTAGACTTGGTCGAATCACTTCAGGCGTGAAATTGATGAATTTCAAAAAAGATATTCAAATAGCAAGTATTGCAAGAATCAAAGTTGTCATTGATGATGAACTTAAAAATGATTTTAATGAAGCGGATATAATAGAATCAGAAATAGTTGATGATGGTAATATAACAAATTAG
- a CDS encoding CAP and S-layer homology domain-containing protein, which produces MKRLVILLLILIIAMDSMAYASTIDYQSSNDADEIERTVNAINISREYMSLRPLRVNTTLKEMALTHSKYMNHNKTLTSMEQAGKLYFRGRYPWDRANFYKYNKAYVYEFIKKDLNNYMEGYNQLIYDPVTRIVLLDNQYLDIGMNKENNYFTYLLGGSVRTEDQLVIYPYDGLKNVPLKWQGDSHALIYKNTTTNGSFGLPITVTYYGNPIEKVTSLKSSIVRKDNGKTVSHRVVLPADFHQLKNTITLLPLEAYDQNITYQAKVSFILRLDNGSLKYVNETIEFTTTSSVAKATDSRYLTRALFVEKVLKNQLLGFTLQEPLKLEFKDVDINSTESIYIYTASQENLISGFPDQSFRPLINITKEQAYIILIKAYEKKFPKISVNGQDQLNQYQDHTKISSWARESLLKAQQLGILIHTNKRIEPQAYIKEDEFDQIMTLFSKVLKEK; this is translated from the coding sequence ATGAAACGATTAGTTATATTACTGCTAATACTTATAATAGCTATGGATAGTATGGCATATGCAAGCACCATTGATTATCAATCAAGTAATGATGCTGATGAGATCGAAAGAACCGTTAATGCCATAAATATCTCAAGGGAATATATGTCTTTAAGACCACTTAGAGTCAATACTACGCTAAAAGAAATGGCTCTGACGCATTCTAAATATATGAATCATAATAAAACATTAACCAGTATGGAACAAGCAGGAAAACTCTATTTTAGAGGTCGATACCCATGGGACAGAGCAAACTTTTATAAATATAATAAAGCATATGTCTATGAATTTATAAAAAAAGACTTGAATAATTACATGGAAGGCTATAATCAGTTAATTTATGATCCCGTGACTAGAATTGTGTTGTTAGACAATCAATATTTAGACATTGGTATGAATAAAGAAAATAATTATTTTACATATTTATTGGGTGGTAGTGTCCGCACTGAAGATCAATTGGTCATCTATCCTTATGATGGATTAAAAAATGTCCCATTAAAGTGGCAAGGCGATTCACACGCACTGATCTATAAGAATACAACTACGAATGGTAGTTTTGGTTTACCAATTACGGTAACATATTATGGAAATCCTATTGAGAAAGTAACATCTCTGAAAAGTTCTATTGTAAGAAAGGATAATGGCAAAACGGTAAGTCATAGAGTTGTATTACCAGCAGATTTTCATCAATTAAAAAACACCATAACATTACTCCCACTTGAAGCTTATGATCAAAATATAACGTATCAAGCGAAAGTAAGCTTTATCTTACGATTGGATAATGGATCTTTAAAGTATGTTAACGAGACAATTGAATTCACGACAACGAGTAGTGTTGCAAAAGCAACAGATAGCAGATATTTGACGAGAGCACTCTTTGTTGAAAAAGTTTTAAAGAACCAACTTTTAGGCTTCACACTACAAGAACCATTAAAGCTTGAATTCAAAGATGTTGATATAAACTCTACTGAAAGCATCTATATATATACAGCAAGTCAAGAAAACTTAATATCCGGTTTTCCGGATCAGAGTTTTAGACCTTTAATAAACATTACAAAGGAACAAGCATATATCATACTTATTAAAGCCTATGAAAAGAAGTTTCCTAAGATTTCAGTAAATGGGCAGGATCAGTTAAACCAATATCAAGACCATACTAAAATTAGTAGTTGGGCTAGAGAGTCATTATTAAAAGCACAACAGCTTGGTATATTAATTCATACAAATAAAAGGATAGAGCCACAAGCTTATATTAAAGAAGATGAATTTGACCAAATAATGACGTTATTTAGTAAAGTTCTAAAAGAAAAATAA
- a CDS encoding Fe-S-containing hydro-lyase, producing the protein MKIKVTAPLDKATSVKLKAGDEVLISGEVYTSRDAGHKRMVEQMERGEDLPFDIKDAIIYYVGPSPNKPGEIIGSAGPTTSYRMDAYTPKLLDSGLSGMIGKGDRNEAVIQAIIKNKAVYFAAVGGAAALIADRIVSSEIIAYNDLGTEALRRLIVKDFPCIVVIDSDGHNLYKSEKEKYKITNVR; encoded by the coding sequence ATGAAAATAAAAGTAACAGCACCTTTAGATAAAGCAACAAGTGTTAAACTAAAAGCTGGCGATGAAGTATTAATTTCCGGAGAAGTCTATACATCAAGAGATGCAGGGCATAAAAGAATGGTAGAACAAATGGAAAGAGGCGAAGACTTGCCTTTTGATATTAAAGATGCAATCATTTATTATGTAGGGCCATCTCCAAATAAACCAGGTGAGATTATTGGATCGGCCGGACCAACCACAAGCTATCGTATGGATGCTTATACGCCGAAGTTGCTAGATTCTGGACTTAGTGGTATGATTGGTAAAGGAGATAGAAACGAAGCAGTGATACAAGCCATAATTAAAAATAAAGCAGTATACTTTGCTGCAGTTGGCGGTGCTGCTGCATTGATTGCAGACAGAATTGTGTCGTCAGAAATTATTGCCTATAATGACTTGGGAACAGAAGCCTTAAGAAGACTTATTGTTAAAGATTTCCCATGCATTGTCGTTATTGATAGTGATGGTCATAATTTATACAAGTCTGAAAAAGAGAAATATAAAATAACAAATGTCAGGTAA
- a CDS encoding YjjI family glycine radical enzyme produces MRSVLNDLASTASAINMTYQQKLFSMANIGERLVDPRESLGYTEEEMIYIENDMICDLNEGYLPYRPRYIVPDYDVFVKNGCDFLDIKPPTDLDTLLDGLLILYSHVPSITSFPVYIGRLDQLIDPFIRDEASDYIKIKRFLNHIDKTIVDSFCHGNIGPSETRAGYLILKAVVELQNPTPNLTLLYDVQLTSKDFALEAVKTCLLAAKPSFSNQVMYQKDVGNHGIVSCYNALPLAGGAYTLLRLRLGTMAKKADSTHHFIEDILPKVAQKMATMMDKRVKYMVEKSNFFETTFLTKEGFISQDNFTAMFGIVGLADAVNHLLRLENSEETFGQSIRGDEIGHMILSTLEQIVSQHEAPYLQRTDGHYLLHAQVGADLSPEDKDNTPAHRIKVGQEPVLPLHLNQSASFHKYFKSGTGDLFAFDQTYLNHLDALLDIIQGAFSEGYRYITTYLQNSDLIRVTGYLVKRSDVERFNNNEVVLRDTDIFGSGTNNNANVFNRQTRTYK; encoded by the coding sequence ATGAGATCCGTTCTTAATGATCTGGCATCAACAGCTTCTGCAATCAATATGACATATCAACAAAAATTATTTTCAATGGCAAATATTGGAGAAAGACTTGTAGATCCAAGAGAGTCATTGGGTTACACAGAAGAAGAAATGATTTATATTGAAAATGACATGATTTGTGACCTTAATGAAGGCTATTTACCCTATAGACCTAGGTACATTGTTCCTGATTATGACGTATTTGTTAAAAACGGCTGTGATTTTCTTGACATAAAGCCGCCGACAGACTTAGATACACTCCTTGACGGACTCTTAATTCTTTATAGTCATGTACCATCCATCACATCCTTTCCTGTTTATATAGGCAGGTTAGATCAACTTATAGATCCTTTCATTCGTGATGAGGCTTCTGATTATATTAAAATAAAAAGATTCTTGAATCACATCGATAAGACCATTGTCGATTCTTTTTGTCATGGAAATATTGGTCCATCTGAGACCCGAGCTGGTTATTTGATACTAAAAGCTGTGGTTGAACTACAGAATCCGACGCCAAACTTAACGCTACTTTATGATGTCCAGTTGACATCAAAAGATTTTGCCCTTGAAGCAGTAAAAACATGTTTGCTTGCGGCAAAACCATCCTTTAGTAATCAAGTCATGTACCAAAAAGATGTTGGTAATCATGGGATTGTCAGTTGTTATAATGCCCTGCCTTTAGCGGGTGGTGCCTACACACTACTAAGATTAAGACTCGGTACGATGGCAAAGAAAGCAGATTCTACGCATCATTTTATTGAAGATATTTTGCCTAAAGTTGCTCAAAAAATGGCAACAATGATGGATAAAAGGGTCAAATATATGGTTGAAAAAAGCAATTTCTTTGAAACGACCTTCTTAACAAAGGAAGGTTTTATCAGTCAGGATAATTTTACGGCAATGTTTGGCATAGTAGGATTAGCGGATGCGGTTAATCACTTATTAAGGCTGGAAAATAGTGAAGAAACTTTTGGACAATCAATACGAGGGGATGAAATTGGTCACATGATTTTATCTACACTTGAGCAGATTGTAAGTCAACATGAAGCACCCTATCTTCAAAGAACAGACGGCCATTATCTACTTCACGCACAAGTAGGCGCAGACTTAAGCCCAGAAGATAAGGACAATACTCCGGCACATCGTATCAAAGTTGGCCAAGAGCCTGTATTACCGCTTCATTTAAACCAATCGGCATCTTTTCATAAATATTTCAAATCTGGAACCGGCGACTTGTTTGCATTTGATCAAACCTATTTGAACCACTTAGATGCGCTTCTTGATATTATCCAAGGTGCATTTTCTGAAGGTTACCGCTATATAACCACGTATTTACAGAACTCTGATTTGATTAGAGTAACCGGTTATCTAGTAAAACGAAGTGATGTTGAGCGATTTAATAATAATGAAGTCGTTTTAAGAGACACGGATATATTTGGCAGTGGTACCAATAATAATGCAAATGTTTTTAACAGACAAACGAGGACTTATAAGTGA
- a CDS encoding fumarate hydratase → MMRKINVEVITKTVKELCMEANYYCNEDIRDALIKSKKTEESPIGSSILDQIIQNADIASRKKMPICQDTGMAIIFLTIGQEIYFEGGLLEEAVQEGVRQGYDEGFLRKSIVRDPFDRVNTGDNTPAIIHYDIVKGDKLIVEVAPKGFGSENMSRIHMLKPSDGIEGAKEAIISTVDLAGGNACPPMVIGVGIGGSFEKAAFLSKKALLRDVGEHSTIPYVKALEIELLESINRLGIGPQGLGGRTTALGIHIEVFPTHIAGLPVAVNIGCHVTRHAKRTI, encoded by the coding sequence ATAATGAGAAAAATTAATGTAGAGGTTATAACAAAGACAGTAAAAGAACTATGTATGGAAGCAAACTATTATTGTAACGAGGATATAAGAGATGCGCTCATAAAGAGTAAGAAGACCGAAGAATCCCCAATAGGGTCTAGTATTTTAGATCAAATCATTCAAAATGCAGATATTGCAAGTAGGAAAAAAATGCCCATATGTCAAGATACAGGGATGGCGATTATATTCTTGACCATTGGTCAGGAAATATACTTTGAAGGTGGATTACTGGAAGAAGCAGTACAAGAAGGTGTTAGACAAGGCTATGATGAAGGTTTTCTTAGAAAATCCATTGTGAGAGATCCATTTGATAGAGTGAATACTGGTGATAATACACCTGCTATCATTCATTATGATATTGTAAAGGGTGATAAGTTGATTGTAGAAGTAGCGCCAAAAGGATTTGGAAGTGAAAATATGAGCCGTATTCATATGCTAAAACCTTCAGATGGCATAGAAGGTGCTAAAGAAGCAATTATTTCAACGGTAGATTTAGCAGGTGGAAATGCATGTCCACCTATGGTCATTGGTGTGGGCATTGGTGGATCTTTTGAAAAAGCAGCTTTTTTGTCAAAAAAAGCTTTATTAAGAGATGTAGGTGAACACTCGACTATTCCTTATGTCAAGGCCCTAGAAATTGAACTATTAGAAAGCATTAATCGGTTGGGTATTGGACCTCAAGGACTTGGTGGTAGAACAACCGCACTTGGGATTCATATAGAAGTCTTTCCGACACATATTGCTGGGCTTCCTGTGGCAGTCAATATTGGTTGTCATGTAACACGTCACGCAAAAAGAACCATATAG